The Flavobacterium johnsoniae UW101 genomic interval CAACTGCGTTGTAATAGGCACATCAAGATCTTCGCACGACCATAACAAACCAGCTGCAAGTACTGGGAGTCCTAAATATTTTAATATATTTTTCATGATAATTTCAGTTTACTTTTTAGAAAATTACGTTTAAACCAAACATAAAAGTTCTGGTTTTAGGATAAAAGTTGTTCGAATCTACACCCGGAGCGGTTCCTCCTTGTTCAACTTCCGGATCAATTCCTGAATATTTGGTAATTACAAAAAGGTTATTTATCGTTTCGTAAACACGAACGCTTTGTATAAATTTCCCGACTTTACCAAAATTGTACCCTAAAGTCATGTTGTCTAATCTTAAATAACTTCCGTCTTCAATAAATCTTGACGAGTATTTATAAGAGTTCAAATCATTTGGCGATTCGTCCTGAGCGTCAACCAAAATATTTGTGGTCATTGCGGTACTCGGCCTAAATAAATCGGCACGTGTTGCATTGAAAATTTTGTTTCCGAATACTCCTCTGAAGAACACACTTAAATCAAACTTTTTGTAAGTAAACGTATTTCCCCATCCTAATAATAGTTTTGGCTGTGCATCTCCAACATAATGATAATCTACTCCGTTTAATGGTGTTGTTGTTAAATTTCCATTTTTATCGTAGTACTGTGAAACTCCGTTTGCATCTTTTCCTGCATATTTAAGGGTAAAGAACTGTCCAAGAGGTTTTCCTTCTTTAAAAATCTGTAAAGTACTTCCTGTTTGTCCGCCTCCATCAGGCTGTACTCTTCTAATAGAGTCTCCACCAATAAACAACGGATTTGTCAATTTCACGATTCTGTTTTTGTTGCTTGCCAGGTTCAAATTGGTAGACCAGCTGAAATTTGCCGTTTTTACAGGTGTTGCCCCTAAACTAACCTCAATACCTTTATTAGACATTGTTCCTCCGTTTGCTACAATTGTTCCTACTGGCACAAGTACTGGATTTACAGCATAGTTAAAAATCATATCAGTTGTTTTCTTGTCGTAAACATCAACAGAACCAGTAATTTTTCCTTTTAAGATAGAAAAGTCAACCCCAACGTTTGCTGTTGCTGTTTTTTCCCATTTCAAATCTGGATTTGCTGCCTGATTTGGTCCGTAAGCTCCAATCTGCTGTCCGTTGTAATAAAAAGTTCCAACACTTCCTGAGATAAACTGTGCAGTATAAGCATTAAACCCTGATGAGTTCCCTGTTACACCATAACTTCCTCTGAATTTTAAGTCAGTAAAGAAGTTTTGATTTTTCATGAAGTTTTCTTTGTCAACTCTCCAGGCTCCACCCACAGAAGGGAAAAATCCCCAGCGGTTATTAGCTCCAAACATAGAACCTCCGTCTCTTCTTAATGTTCCCTGTAAAAGGTATTTGTCTTTGTAACCATAGTTCAAACGAACGAATTCTCCAATTAAACGTGTTTTTTGATATGCTTTACTGTCTCCAAAATTTACAACATAACCGTTTACAGAAGTATAGTTGCTCAAAGCAAGGTTATTGTACCCAACATTATCTACAGGAAAATTAGTTGCTGTTGCTTGGAATCCGTCACCATAAGTGTTTTCCTGCCATGAATATCCTAAAACAGCTTTTATTTTATGGCCGCCTAAAGTTTTATCCCAGTTTAGGAAACTCTCAACAATGTTGTTTGTATTATCATACGAATTTCTTAATGCAGAACCATTTACACCAAAATTAATCAACGTTTTTGTTTGAGGCGGATCTGGATTGTTGTAAAAATTCGCACTATTGTATCTTGAATAATA includes:
- a CDS encoding SusC/RagA family TonB-linked outer membrane protein gives rise to the protein MEKLKLLLLALFFGFSINTWAQKTDVTGVVLDDKGIPLPAANVLEKGTSNTVTTDFDGKFRISVSNKNATLVFSFIGFEDQPVKLDGTKTNLSIKLQSGTTNLEQVVVVGYGKGSRKNLTTAVTSIKADELNRGAISDVGQLLQGKVSGLNISSSGDPTKTASVVLRGASTLNSSQGPFYVIDGVPGVDISIISPDDIATIDVLKDAAATAIYGNRAANGVIMVTTKRGSKDRTQIAYNGYYGFEEVSNELNMMNADQLRAFTTKNNLNFTPENDKGANTDWQKEILRSRRAVSSSHNISMSGGGEHGNYTASITSIQKEGVLLKSDFSRVIARLSVDQYAFDDKLKIGLNVTNSTSNYTNVPQRNTVLLQAVSHLPVSPVRNPDGSFFENFVSTGYFNPVALIEHGTDETKTNNLVGNITAELKLPWGFTYNLNVAHQRLSTSHGEFYDSYYSRYNSANFYNNPDPPQTKTLINFGVNGSALRNSYDNTNNIVESFLNWDKTLGGHKIKAVLGYSWQENTYGDGFQATATNFPVDNVGYNNLALSNYTSVNGYVVNFGDSKAYQKTRLIGEFVRLNYGYKDKYLLQGTLRRDGGSMFGANNRWGFFPSVGGAWRVDKENFMKNQNFFTDLKFRGSYGVTGNSSGFNAYTAQFISGSVGTFYYNGQQIGAYGPNQAANPDLKWEKTATANVGVDFSILKGKITGSVDVYDKKTTDMIFNYAVNPVLVPVGTIVANGGTMSNKGIEVSLGATPVKTANFSWSTNLNLASNKNRIVKLTNPLFIGGDSIRRVQPDGGGQTGSTLQIFKEGKPLGQFFTLKYAGKDANGVSQYYDKNGNLTTTPLNGVDYHYVGDAQPKLLLGWGNTFTYKKFDLSVFFRGVFGNKIFNATRADLFRPSTAMTTNILVDAQDESPNDLNSYKYSSRFIEDGSYLRLDNMTLGYNFGKVGKFIQSVRVYETINNLFVITKYSGIDPEVEQGGTAPGVDSNNFYPKTRTFMFGLNVIF